A single Gambusia affinis linkage group LG20, SWU_Gaff_1.0, whole genome shotgun sequence DNA region contains:
- the muc13b gene encoding mucin-13b isoform X2 gives MANTLIVTFLLCVAATVTATEDLKTVTTLKPSISTSTTKVTTTTTLKPSTSAPSSTATHLTGSPTTNGSTVSPNTGSSQTNAPSTAPVPTTLKPPGPCASNPCPAGSTCEERFNQAFTCLCRPGEVYNGLFCMRVKVFPGLLVWKKEFEPEMADKTSQKFLDTSNIIKDEVREQFKDETEFIGPEVLELRRKETKERSQSSNIEASIQIIYDRTAEITEEVVKKKMGGIPMAESFAAKSLCDSDTCDSLSTKCSSADGSFTCSCGDGFIETNFSDRLCVARCPAGQIYVNNQCKSCDFGYAGPDCKDNRLLIVVIICSILGGLLIAVVIALPLVLKKSKKKSSKKKEEDIGIPYQSHSIAKAPLSYSNGNSNDFPASVKEPTNSLANSGAPRIPRATANSNWDSRTNLEMTPSNSRQNLIPSGRNSRFNDNQDDMYSFSQNRPKNHTYEEFQPKSNPYSQNRASNPYPQSRGQTNPYYN, from the exons aTGGCTAACACATTGATTGTGACATTCCTCCTTTGTGTTGCTG CAACAGTTACAGCAACCGAGGACCTTAAG ACTGTAACAACACTAAAGCCTTCAATATCTACATCAACCACGAAAGTTACAACTACAACAACACTAAAGCCTTCAACATCTGCGCCAAGTTCAACAGCTACTCACCTAACAGGAAGTCCAACAACAAACGGTTCGACTGTTTCACCGAACACAGGATCTTCCCAAACAAACGCTCCCTCCACAGCACCAGTACCTACAACTCTAAAACCTCCAG GTCCTTGTGCTTCAAACCCATGTCCTGCTGGAAGCACCTGTGAAGAACGTTTCAACCAGGCTTTCACTTGCTTGTGTCGTCCTGGTGAAGTTTATAATGGTCTATTCTGTATGAGGG TCAAGGTCTTCCCTGGACTGCTAGTCTGGAAGAAAGAATTTGAGCCTGAAATGGCTgacaaaacatcacaaaaattTTTGGATACTTCAAATATTATTAAGGATGAG GTTCGTGAACAGTTTAAAGATGAAACAGAATTTATTGGACCTGAAGTGCTGGAGCTCCG gagaaaagaaacaaaagagagGTCACAGTCAAGCAATATTGAAGCATCAATACAAATTATCTATGACCGAACTGCTGAAATCACTGAAGaagttgtaaaaaagaaaatgggaggCATTCCAATGGCAGAGAGCTTTGCAG CCAAAAGCCTTTGTGACTCCGATACATGTGACTCTTTATCTACGAAGTGCAGTTCTGCAGACGGCAGTTTCACATGCAGCTGTGGCGATGGCTTTATTGAAACAAATTTCAGTGACAGATTATGCGTGG CTCGATGTCCCGCTGGTCAAATATACGTGAACAACCAATGCAAATC atgtgaCTTTGGTTATGCTGGTCCTGACTGCAAGGACA ACAGGTTGTTGATCGTCGTGATCATTTGCTCAATCCTCGGAGGTCTGCTGATCGCTGTGGTGATCGCTTTGCCATTGGTACTAAAAAA aTCCAAGAAGAAAAGCTCcaagaaaaaagaggaagacatTGGGATACCCTATCAAAGTCATTCTATTGCAAAGGCCCCACTGTCCTACAGCAATGGCAACAGCAACGACTTTCCTGCTTCAGTTAAAGAGCCGACAAACAGCCTGGCAAATTCTGGGGCCCCTCGAATCCCACGGGCCACAGCCAACAGCAACTGGGACAGCAGGACCAACCTGGAGATGACTCCGAGCAACAGTCGGCAAAACCTGATTCCTTCGGGGAGAAACTCG CGATTCAACGACAACCAAGATGACATGTACTCGTTCTCCCAGAATCGACCCAAGAACCACACTTACGAGGAGTTCCAACCCAAGAGCAACCCTTATTCCCAGAACCGAGCCTCAAACCCTTACCCTCAGAGCCGAGGCCAGACTAACCCTTACTATAATTAA
- the muc13b gene encoding mucin-13b isoform X1, translating into MANTLIVTFLLCVAATVTATEDLKTPTTLEPSPSTSTTEVTNATTLEPSTSISTTEVTTVTTLKPSISTSTTKVTTTTTLKPSTSAPSSTATHLTGSPTTNGSTVSPNTGSSQTNAPSTAPVPTTLKPPGPCASNPCPAGSTCEERFNQAFTCLCRPGEVYNGLFCMRVKVFPGLLVWKKEFEPEMADKTSQKFLDTSNIIKDEVREQFKDETEFIGPEVLELRRKETKERSQSSNIEASIQIIYDRTAEITEEVVKKKMGGIPMAESFAAKSLCDSDTCDSLSTKCSSADGSFTCSCGDGFIETNFSDRLCVARCPAGQIYVNNQCKSCDFGYAGPDCKDNRLLIVVIICSILGGLLIAVVIALPLVLKKSKKKSSKKKEEDIGIPYQSHSIAKAPLSYSNGNSNDFPASVKEPTNSLANSGAPRIPRATANSNWDSRTNLEMTPSNSRQNLIPSGRNSRFNDNQDDMYSFSQNRPKNHTYEEFQPKSNPYSQNRASNPYPQSRGQTNPYYN; encoded by the exons aTGGCTAACACATTGATTGTGACATTCCTCCTTTGTGTTGCTG CAACAGTTACAGCAACCGAGGACCTTAAGACTCCAACAACACTAGAGCCTTCACCATCTACATCAACCACAGAAGTTACAAATGCAACAACACTAGAGCCTTCAACATCTATATCAACCACAGAAGTTACAACTGTAACAACACTAAAGCCTTCAATATCTACATCAACCACGAAAGTTACAACTACAACAACACTAAAGCCTTCAACATCTGCGCCAAGTTCAACAGCTACTCACCTAACAGGAAGTCCAACAACAAACGGTTCGACTGTTTCACCGAACACAGGATCTTCCCAAACAAACGCTCCCTCCACAGCACCAGTACCTACAACTCTAAAACCTCCAG GTCCTTGTGCTTCAAACCCATGTCCTGCTGGAAGCACCTGTGAAGAACGTTTCAACCAGGCTTTCACTTGCTTGTGTCGTCCTGGTGAAGTTTATAATGGTCTATTCTGTATGAGGG TCAAGGTCTTCCCTGGACTGCTAGTCTGGAAGAAAGAATTTGAGCCTGAAATGGCTgacaaaacatcacaaaaattTTTGGATACTTCAAATATTATTAAGGATGAG GTTCGTGAACAGTTTAAAGATGAAACAGAATTTATTGGACCTGAAGTGCTGGAGCTCCG gagaaaagaaacaaaagagagGTCACAGTCAAGCAATATTGAAGCATCAATACAAATTATCTATGACCGAACTGCTGAAATCACTGAAGaagttgtaaaaaagaaaatgggaggCATTCCAATGGCAGAGAGCTTTGCAG CCAAAAGCCTTTGTGACTCCGATACATGTGACTCTTTATCTACGAAGTGCAGTTCTGCAGACGGCAGTTTCACATGCAGCTGTGGCGATGGCTTTATTGAAACAAATTTCAGTGACAGATTATGCGTGG CTCGATGTCCCGCTGGTCAAATATACGTGAACAACCAATGCAAATC atgtgaCTTTGGTTATGCTGGTCCTGACTGCAAGGACA ACAGGTTGTTGATCGTCGTGATCATTTGCTCAATCCTCGGAGGTCTGCTGATCGCTGTGGTGATCGCTTTGCCATTGGTACTAAAAAA aTCCAAGAAGAAAAGCTCcaagaaaaaagaggaagacatTGGGATACCCTATCAAAGTCATTCTATTGCAAAGGCCCCACTGTCCTACAGCAATGGCAACAGCAACGACTTTCCTGCTTCAGTTAAAGAGCCGACAAACAGCCTGGCAAATTCTGGGGCCCCTCGAATCCCACGGGCCACAGCCAACAGCAACTGGGACAGCAGGACCAACCTGGAGATGACTCCGAGCAACAGTCGGCAAAACCTGATTCCTTCGGGGAGAAACTCG CGATTCAACGACAACCAAGATGACATGTACTCGTTCTCCCAGAATCGACCCAAGAACCACACTTACGAGGAGTTCCAACCCAAGAGCAACCCTTATTCCCAGAACCGAGCCTCAAACCCTTACCCTCAGAGCCGAGGCCAGACTAACCCTTACTATAATTAA